One window of Pelmatolapia mariae isolate MD_Pm_ZW linkage group LG18, Pm_UMD_F_2, whole genome shotgun sequence genomic DNA carries:
- the gpaa1 gene encoding glycosylphosphatidylinositol anchor attachment 1 protein isoform X2, whose translation MGLLSDPNRRRALISMLTRLNAPICVVCYFAGVAWFMGLAFEPFTLRTYMSENAMGSTMVEERFPAGERALATGREFAAHKKKVGGMPVDWLVKNMQDRGLEVFTQSFSRTLPFPDENKERYIVKGTNVYGILRAPRAPRTEALVLSAPCSPGDNNNQAVGLLLGLAQYFRNQIFWAKDIIFLVNEHDLIGMQAWLEGYHHTNTTGMSWSPLQGRGGSIQAALSLELSSDVITSLDLVLEGLNGQLPNLDLANLFYAFCQKIGVLCTIQGKLQRNDWDSVSGYSHAVQTMMLMVMKQASGRPWGDHGLFLRYHIEAATIKGVNSFRQYKTDATTIGRLLEGMYRKLNNLLERLHQSYFFYLMPSLSHFVSIGYYMPAFGLLAIILLLRALDLWVQLNTPPSTTEDGVADIDQSSPGVLSVLTPLVISHLTGVALYALPIRFQETAVEHFPVSETEAVVLTAIAIYTAGLALPHNTHRLLSGEGTEQGWRVLKLVAVLYLAVLLGCTALINFSLGFILALTLVPLAAFVTPHVPKVLSAFILVILSPACTLLFSVFFFQELQEMPVSFQDGWLLYLSVISQGILDHSLYGSLVYPLIALLVYPCWLLFWNILFWK comes from the exons TGGCCTTTGAGCCGTTCACTTTGCGGACATACATGTCAGAGAATGCCATGGGCTCTACCATGGTGGAGGAGCGCTTTCCAGCTGGGGAGAGAGCGCTGGCCACAGGGAGGGAGTTTGCAGCCCATAAGAAGAAAGTTGG TGGGATGCCAGTGGACTGGCTCGTGAAGAATATGCAGGATCGAGGACTGGAAGTGTTTACTCAGAGCTTCTCTCGCACACTACCCTTCCCTGATGAAAACAAAGAGAGATAT ATTGTAAAAGGCACAAATGTATATGGTATCCTTCGAGCTCCTAGAGCTCCACGGACTGAAGCCTTGGTGCTGAGTGCTCCCTGCAGCCCAGGTGATAACAACAACCAGGCTGTGGGACTGCTTCTCGGCTTGGCTCAGTACTTCAGAA ATCAGATTTTCTGGGCCAAGGACATCATCTTCCTTGTCAATGAGCATGATTTGATTGGTATGCAGGCCTGGTTGGAGGGCTACCATCACACCAACACTACAG GTATGTCGTGGTCTCCATTACAAGGCCGTGGTGGATCAATCCAGGCAGCACTGTCCCTGGAGCTTAGCAGTGATGTCATCACCAGTTTGGACCTGGTACTGGAAGGCCTCAATGGCCAGTTACCCAACCTGGACTTAGCAAACCTCTTCTATGCCTTTTGTCAGAAGATAGGAGTTCTTTGCACCATCCAGGGCAAG CTGCAAAGGAACGATTGGGATAGCGTGTCAGGGTACAGCCACGCAGTCCAGACTATGATGCTGATGGTGATGAAGCAAGCCAGTGGGCGGCCCTGGGGAGACCACGGCCTGTTTCTGCGCTACCACATTGAAGCTGCAACCATCAAGGGTGTCAACAGCTTCCGGCAGTACAAGACTGATGCAACTACCATCGGCAG GCTGCTGGAAGGAATGTATCGTAAGCTGAATAACCTCCTGGAGCGCCTGCACCAGTCCTACTTCTTCTACCTCATGCCGTCACTCTCTCACTTTGTCTCTATTGGATACTACATGCCAGCCTTCGGCCTGCTCGCCATTATTCTGCTGCTTCGT GCGTTAGACTTGTGGGTTCAACTCAATACTCCACCATCGACAACAGAGGATGGAGTTGCTGACATTGATCAG TCCAGTCCAGGAGTGCTGTCGGTGTTGACTCCTCTGGTGATCAGCCACCTGACAGGAGTTGCTCTGTACGCGCTGCCGATTCGTTTTCAGGAGACTGCTGTGGAACATTTCCCTGTGTCTGAGACCGAGGCTGTGGTCCTGACAGCAATTGCTATTTACACAGCAGGTCTGGCGTTGCCGCATAACACACACAG ACTGCTGTCGGGGGAGGGCACGGAGCAGGGCTGGCGAGTGCTGAAGCTCGTCGCGGTGCTGTACCTGGCTGTGCTGCTGGGCTGCACTGCCCTCATCAACTTCTCCTTAGGCTTCATTCTGGCTCTCACTCTGGTGCCCTTAGCTGCCTTTGTCACACCCCACGTTCCAAA gGTTTTGTCAGCATTCATCTTGGTCATCCTCAGCCCAGCTTGCACGCtcctgttttcagtctttttctttcaAGAGCTGCAAGAAATGCCTGTCAGCTTCCAAGATGGCTGGTTGCTGTATCTATCAGTCATTTCACAGGGGATCTTGGACCACTCCCTGTACGGATCTTTAGTCTACCCACTCATAGCCTTGCTAGTTTATCCATGCTGGCTGCTTTTCTGGAACATCCTCTTCTGGAAGTAG
- the gpaa1 gene encoding glycosylphosphatidylinositol anchor attachment 1 protein isoform X1 has product MGLLSDPNRRRALISMLTRLNAPICVVCYFAGVAWFMGLAFEPFTLRTYMSENAMGSTMVEERFPAGERALATGREFAAHKKKVGGMPVDWLVKNMQDRGLEVFTQSFSRTLPFPDENKERYIVKGTNVYGILRAPRAPRTEALVLSAPCSPGDNNNQAVGLLLGLAQYFRNQIFWAKDIIFLVNEHDLIGMQAWLEGYHHTNTTGMSWSPLQGRGGSIQAALSLELSSDVITSLDLVLEGLNGQLPNLDLANLFYAFCQKIGVLCTIQGKLQRNDWDSVSGYSHAVQTMMLMVMKQASGRPWGDHGLFLRYHIEAATIKGVNSFRQYKTDATTIGRLLEGMYRKLNNLLERLHQSYFFYLMPSLSHFVSIGYYMPAFGLLAIILLLRALDLWVQLNTPPSTTEDGVADIDQQSSPGVLSVLTPLVISHLTGVALYALPIRFQETAVEHFPVSETEAVVLTAIAIYTAGLALPHNTHRLLSGEGTEQGWRVLKLVAVLYLAVLLGCTALINFSLGFILALTLVPLAAFVTPHVPKVLSAFILVILSPACTLLFSVFFFQELQEMPVSFQDGWLLYLSVISQGILDHSLYGSLVYPLIALLVYPCWLLFWNILFWK; this is encoded by the exons TGGCCTTTGAGCCGTTCACTTTGCGGACATACATGTCAGAGAATGCCATGGGCTCTACCATGGTGGAGGAGCGCTTTCCAGCTGGGGAGAGAGCGCTGGCCACAGGGAGGGAGTTTGCAGCCCATAAGAAGAAAGTTGG TGGGATGCCAGTGGACTGGCTCGTGAAGAATATGCAGGATCGAGGACTGGAAGTGTTTACTCAGAGCTTCTCTCGCACACTACCCTTCCCTGATGAAAACAAAGAGAGATAT ATTGTAAAAGGCACAAATGTATATGGTATCCTTCGAGCTCCTAGAGCTCCACGGACTGAAGCCTTGGTGCTGAGTGCTCCCTGCAGCCCAGGTGATAACAACAACCAGGCTGTGGGACTGCTTCTCGGCTTGGCTCAGTACTTCAGAA ATCAGATTTTCTGGGCCAAGGACATCATCTTCCTTGTCAATGAGCATGATTTGATTGGTATGCAGGCCTGGTTGGAGGGCTACCATCACACCAACACTACAG GTATGTCGTGGTCTCCATTACAAGGCCGTGGTGGATCAATCCAGGCAGCACTGTCCCTGGAGCTTAGCAGTGATGTCATCACCAGTTTGGACCTGGTACTGGAAGGCCTCAATGGCCAGTTACCCAACCTGGACTTAGCAAACCTCTTCTATGCCTTTTGTCAGAAGATAGGAGTTCTTTGCACCATCCAGGGCAAG CTGCAAAGGAACGATTGGGATAGCGTGTCAGGGTACAGCCACGCAGTCCAGACTATGATGCTGATGGTGATGAAGCAAGCCAGTGGGCGGCCCTGGGGAGACCACGGCCTGTTTCTGCGCTACCACATTGAAGCTGCAACCATCAAGGGTGTCAACAGCTTCCGGCAGTACAAGACTGATGCAACTACCATCGGCAG GCTGCTGGAAGGAATGTATCGTAAGCTGAATAACCTCCTGGAGCGCCTGCACCAGTCCTACTTCTTCTACCTCATGCCGTCACTCTCTCACTTTGTCTCTATTGGATACTACATGCCAGCCTTCGGCCTGCTCGCCATTATTCTGCTGCTTCGT GCGTTAGACTTGTGGGTTCAACTCAATACTCCACCATCGACAACAGAGGATGGAGTTGCTGACATTGATCAG CAGTCCAGTCCAGGAGTGCTGTCGGTGTTGACTCCTCTGGTGATCAGCCACCTGACAGGAGTTGCTCTGTACGCGCTGCCGATTCGTTTTCAGGAGACTGCTGTGGAACATTTCCCTGTGTCTGAGACCGAGGCTGTGGTCCTGACAGCAATTGCTATTTACACAGCAGGTCTGGCGTTGCCGCATAACACACACAG ACTGCTGTCGGGGGAGGGCACGGAGCAGGGCTGGCGAGTGCTGAAGCTCGTCGCGGTGCTGTACCTGGCTGTGCTGCTGGGCTGCACTGCCCTCATCAACTTCTCCTTAGGCTTCATTCTGGCTCTCACTCTGGTGCCCTTAGCTGCCTTTGTCACACCCCACGTTCCAAA gGTTTTGTCAGCATTCATCTTGGTCATCCTCAGCCCAGCTTGCACGCtcctgttttcagtctttttctttcaAGAGCTGCAAGAAATGCCTGTCAGCTTCCAAGATGGCTGGTTGCTGTATCTATCAGTCATTTCACAGGGGATCTTGGACCACTCCCTGTACGGATCTTTAGTCTACCCACTCATAGCCTTGCTAGTTTATCCATGCTGGCTGCTTTTCTGGAACATCCTCTTCTGGAAGTAG